The following proteins are encoded in a genomic region of Drosophila willistoni isolate 14030-0811.24 chromosome 3R, UCI_dwil_1.1, whole genome shotgun sequence:
- the LOC6650364 gene encoding exosome component 10, with translation MPRPQKRKNVESTEEEQTQQDQEIYNEEKEHQPVEDITSVGNLSDFTTQAFRNVVSATRCCNAFPQGTARSLYLSYPGYAKIIDDLSQRVVGLVGNVLQSQQIKGDINKRTMDEQFEMVQECNDIVFERITTNLDIKSGLRRNPQMMLETQVDVLNPQASASPTSGTESPSSTSWRAGSWNRSPATAPRGLVSARLFTAKNIMRPQLQFKELIDNNAQNPFLPRLREKPNSLKPLALLPEYNEAGNIQSYLHPYEFELLKFEPPQGQMQTQSPELPASMGNTELMLVDNLEKLQQAVKELSEASQIAIDVEHHSYRTFMGITCLVQMSTCSKDYIFDTLVLREDMQLLNLVMTDPKKLKILHGADLDIEWLQRDLSLYIVNMFDTHRAAKALNMARLSLAFLLKHYVDLDVDKSLQLADWRMRPLPQELINYARQDTHYLIYVYQCLTNDLLKLDNGHQQILRSVYQMSTEVCRKRYTKPHIGPDSHLDLVRKTKQIFDNRQLHALRGLFEWRDTTARQEDESYGYVMPNHMMLQIAESLPREMQGILACCNPIPPLVRQQLHTLHQIVLKAREQPLVKPILEAGTVTQRPLPVSSKDFNSKLYRPHDFSHLDETRDDLPTLLRRTANGKLKLPGTNIDKQVSSLGVPAMSLFGKPTVPIAEEELRWVSIRNESRELRMPYKRYLAILPFTAQLRKEQDAKEQSELLKRRLCPADPTPEHIQMVESAIKTTESANDHSMSLKEQLKRKHQSKTVLEDQPSSSKRLKLDENTKPLSAAPPIKSETSIINVDDGESDNSDVVEMPIIKNPLEPPSPATPTLSKRQQKRQRNNQQFKAKARIQQHSQSSNQPVILPKKGAPNFNYKNVDFKQFKGGAKRARGTEIKADIRGKNRPNNRNNKQFNKLFTFSNVKRGK, from the exons ATGCCACGGCCACAGAAAAGGAAGAATGTCGAGTCaacagaagaagaacaaaCGCAGCAGGATCAAGAAATATACAATGAGGAAAAAGAACATCAGCCGGTGGAGGATATCACATCCGTTGGGAATTTGTCTGATTTCACAACg CAAGCCTTTAGGAATGTGGTGTCCGCCACTCGCTGCTGCAATGCCTTTCCCCAGGGCACGGCTCGTTCTTTGTATCTCAGCTATCCTGGTTACGCCAAGATCATAGATGACCTTTCTCAACGCGTGGTTGGACTCGTTGGCAATGTACTGCAATCCCAGCAGATAAAGGGCGACATAAACAA GCGCACCATGGACGAACAATTTGAGATGGTTCAGGAATGTAATGATATTGTATTTGAGCGTATTACCACCAATCTGGACATAAAAAGTGGATTACGACGTAATCCACAAATGATGCTAGAGACACAGGTGGATGTGCTCAATCCCCAAGCCTCAGCGAGTCCGACATCTGGAACGGAATCCCCTTCCTCGACTTCATGGCGAGCCGGCAGTTGGAATCGCTCACCGGCTACGGCACCACGGGGACTAGTGTCTGCCCGCCTGTTCACAGCTAAGAATATAATGAGACCCCAATTGCAGTTCAAGGAGCTAATAGACAACAATGCTCAAAATCCGTTTCTTCCGCGCCTGCGAGAAAAGCCAAACTCTCTAAAACCTTTAGCTCTACTGCCCGAGTACAATGAAGCAGGCAACATCCAATCCTATTTGCATCCCTATGAGTTTGAGTTGCTAAAATTCGAGCCCCCGCAAGGACAGATGCAAACGCAGAGTCCGGAGTTGCCTGCGTCTATGGGAAATACTGAATTAATGCTGGTAGACAATTTGGAGAAGCTGCAGCAAGCCGTTAAGGAACTGAGTGAGGCCTCGCAGATAGCCATCGACGTGGAACATCATTCGTATCGTACTTTTATGGGCATCACTTGCCTCGTGCAGATGTCTACATGCTCTAAGGATTATATTTTCGACACGTTGGTCCTACGTGAGGATATGCAACTACTTAATCTAGTTATGACTGACCCCAAGAAATTGAAGATTCTCCACGGCGCAGACTTAGACATTGAATGGCTTCAGCGGGATCTCTCACTCTATATTGTGAACATGTTTGATACGCACCGAGCAGCCAAAGCCCTCAATATGGCACGCCTCTCGTTGGCTTTTCTCCTTAAGCACTATGTTGATTTGGATGTGGACAAAAGTCTTCAATTAGCGGACTGGCGGATGCGCCCCTTGCCACAGGAGCTTATAAACTACGCTCGCCAGGACACTCACTATTTGATCTACGTCTATCAGTGTCTGACCAACGACCTACTTAAGTTGGATAATGGCCATCAGCAGATCCTACGTTCTGTCTACCAGATGAGTACCGAGGTGTGCCGGAAGCGGTATACAAAGCCCCATATAGGCCCGGACTCACATTTGGATCTCGTACGAAAGACAAAGCAAATCTTTGATAATCGGCAACTGCATGCGCTACGCGGATTGTTTGAATGGCGCGATACCACTGCCCGCCAAGAAGACGAAAGCTATGGCTATGTAATGCCCAACCACATGATGCTCCAAATAGCCGAAAGCCTGCCTCGTGAGATGCAGGGCATTCTGGCCTGCTGTAATCCAATTCCGCCGCTGGTGCGCCAGCAACTGCATACGCTTCATCAGATTGTGCTAAAGGCTCGAGAACAGCCGCTGGTCAAA CCTATTCTAGAAGCCGGAACCGTCACTCAGCGGCCTTTACCCGTCAGTTCCAAGGATTTTAACAGCAAACTTTATCGTCCTCACGACTTTTCCCATCTGGACGAAACTCGTGATGATTTACCTACTTTACTTAGAAGGACTGCCAATGGCAAGCTCAAACTGCCAGGAACCAATATAGATAAACAGGTTAGTTCTTTGGGTGTACCAGCCATGAGTTTGTTTGGCAAACCAACAGTGCCTATCGCAGAGGAGGAGCTGCGTTGGGTGTCAATTCGTAACGAGAGCCGTGAATTGCGTATGCCGTACAAACGTTATTTAGCTATTTTACCCTTCACCGCGCAACTGAGAAAGGAACAAGACGCAAAGGAGCAGAGTGAATTGCTCAAACGTCGCCTGTGCCCAGCAGATCCCACGCCAGAGCACATTCAAATGGTAGAGTCGGCAATAAAAACAACTGAATCTGCAAACGATCATTCTATGTCACTGAAGGAGCAGCTGAAACGTAAACATCAATCAAAAACCGTGTTAGAGGATCAACCCAGTTCCAGcaaaagactcaaattggaCGAGAATACCAAACCACTTTCTGCTGCACCACCAATTAAGAGTGAAACATCTATTATCAATGTCGATGACGGTGAAAGTGATAATAGTGATGTTGTAGAAATGCCTATAATTAAGAATCCACTAGAACCTCCATCTCCCGCTACTCCTACTCTGTCCAAGCGACAGCAGAAAAGACAGAGAAATAACCAACAGTTCAAGGCGAAAGCGCGCATTCAACAGCATTCACAGAGTTCGAATCAACCTGTTATACTGCCCAAAAAAGGTGCTCCCAACTTCAACTACAAAAATGTGGACTTTAAGCAGTTTAAAGGCGGTGCAAAAAGAGCACGTGGCACAGAGATCAAGGCAGATATACGTGGCAAG AATCGGCCCAACAATCGGAACAACAAACAATTCAATAAACTGTTTACATTTAGTAATGTAAAAAGAGGAAAATAG
- the LOC6650365 gene encoding glycosaminoglycan xylosylkinase homolog: MNKRTVIIVGIVATLLGLVLGANFYFMYYLNIEESQLASVRALENMIRHKMRHLKPAYLNRNPRFFMFRNKLLKNYKFATYENASVLWDIANWWPHENEIYPLYDSSMGQLLETLRREPITRVNNLAKGTQLKLLMRLSHKQKVIFKPQWYPRDEVIEGAVYSGKDRHAAEVYAFYLGAVLDLRWTPIVVGRVVNLKREIYANGDEELQNTIKIETDEDGNEKYCLYGKCHYCNEEETVCGDRRHNIEGVMIYIVPGTLAKRRSPWQRTYKDERRAVWEDDMSYCKSLKNKMETMRLLDLIDVAIFDYLLQNGDRHHYETREERVVLIDNGKSFGNPNKDHLDILAPLYQCCLLRKSTWDRLQVFSGGVLTEIIDRLSKSDALYPLITDKHKRGVERRLLVIYAVVEYCMDKEGDKMLKTL; encoded by the exons ATGAATAAACGCACCGTCATTATTGTGGGCATTGTTGCCACTCTTCTAGGCCTCGTGCTGGGGGCAAATTTCTACTTCATGTACTATCTGAATATCGAGGAGAGCCAATTGGCCAGTGTTCGAGCCTTGGAGAACATGATACGTCACAAGATGCGTCATCTCAAACCGGCCTATTTGAATCGAAATCCTCGTTTCTTTATGTTTCGCAATAAACTgctaaaaaattataaatttgccACATATGAGAATGCCAGTGTTCTCTGGGATATAGCCAATTGG TGGCCACACGAGAATGAAATCTATCCACTCTATGATTCATCAATGGGCCAGCTTTTGGAGACATTGCGACGTGAGCCTATTACCCGCGTCAACAATTTGGCAAAGGGCACCCAACTGAAGCTGCTAATGCGCTTATCACACAAGCAAAAGGTAATCTTCAAGCCCCAATGGTATCCCCGAGATGAAGTCATTGAGGGAGCTGTCTATAGTGGTAAAGATCGGCATGCAGCCGAGGTGTACGCCTTCTATTTGGGGGCTGTTCTTGATCTTCGCTGGACACCGATAGTTGTGGGTCGTGTGGTCAACCTTAAAAGGGAGATCTATGCCAATGGGGATGAGGAACTGCAGAACACCATAAAGATCGAAACGGATGAGGATGGTAACGAAAAATATTGCCTATACGGCAAATGTCACTACTGCAACGAAGAAGAGACGGTGTGTGGGGACAGAAGGCACAATATTGAAGGAGTAATGATTTATATTGTGCCAGGAACGCTAGCCAAACGACGATCGCCCTGGCAGCGAACTTACAAAGACGAACGGAGAGCGGTTTGGGAGGACGATATGAGTTACTGCAA ATCTTTAAAGAACAAAATGGAAACAATGCGTTTGCTTGACCTCATCGATGTGGCCATCTTTGACTATCTCCTGCAAAACGGAGATCGTCATCATTATGAGACCCGCGAGGAGCGTGTAGTCCTCATAGACAATGGCAAGTCCTTTGGCAATCCCAATAAAGATCATCTGGACATACTGGCGCCCCTTTATCAGTGCTGTCT TCTACGGAAAAGCACCTGGGATCGTTTGCAAGTATTTTCTGGTGGTGTACTAACCGAAATCATTGATCGTCTATCCAAAAGCGATGCATTATATCCACTTATCACCGACAAACATAAACGTGGAGTGGAACGCAGACTTCTGGTGATCTATGCCGTGGTGGAGTATTGCATGGACAAGGAAGGTGACAAGATGCTAAAAACTCTATAG